One genomic window of Cheilinus undulatus linkage group 7, ASM1832078v1, whole genome shotgun sequence includes the following:
- the LOC121511803 gene encoding complement C1q tumor necrosis factor-related protein 7 → MNSCRLKDVKMWALMGVVCLCHCVFGQLFDTRVKGAPRLICSVPGSPGSPGKPGPSGPPGADGNVGIPGRDGRDGRKGEKGEKGDTGLKGRVGPTGKIGARGDRGPAGKRGPTGEGGGVGLVGLPGREGQKGDKGARGPPGTAGICKCGSLLPKSAFSVGITSSYPAENTPIKFNKVLFNEGGHYNPQTGKFICAYPGIYYFSYDITLANKHLAISLVQNGQYRIKTFDANTGNHDVASGSTVMYLNPEDEVWMEIFFNDQNGLFADPGWADSLFSGFLLYADTNYFDTLAEDYA, encoded by the exons ATGAACAGCTGCAGACTGAAGG ATGTGAAGATGTGGGCCTTGATGGGAGTAGTCTGCCTGTGCCACTGTGTCTTCGGTCAGCTGTTTGACACCAGAGTGAAAGGAGCGCCTCGTCTGATCTGCAGCGTCCCCGGGTCACCAGGCTCCCCTGGCAAACCCGGCCCCAGCGGCCCTCCGGGAGCAGATGGGAATGTGGGTATCCCTGGAAGAGATGGCAGAGATGGCAGGAAGGGTGAAAAGGGAGAAAAGGGAGACACAG gGTTAAAGGGTAGAGTCGGTCCTACGGGAAAAATTGGAGCTCGAGGGGATCGAGGCCCTGCAGGTAAAAGAGGCCCCACAGGAGAGGGCGGAGGCGTGGGGCTTGTTGGCCTTCCTGGTCGTGAAGGACAGAAAGGAGACAAAGGTGCACGTGGGCCTCCTGGAACTGCAGGAATCTGCAAGTGCGGCAGCCTGCTGCCAAAATCTGCCTTCTCTGTGGGGATCACCAGTAGCTACCCTGCAGAGAACACCCCCATCAAGTTCAACAAGGTGCTGTTTAACGAGGGAGGACACTACAACCCACAGACAGGGAAGTTTATCTGTGCATATCCTGGCATTTATTACTTCTCCTATGACATTACACTGGCCAACAAACACCTGGCCATCAGTCTGGTTCAAAACGGCCAGTATCGCATCAAGACCTTTGATGCTAACACAGGGAACCATGATGTAGCATCGGGCTCCACTGTCATGTACCTAAACCCAGAGGATGAGGTGTGGATGGAGATCTTCTTCAATGATCAGAATGGTTTATTTGCAGACCCAGGCTGGGCTGACAGCTTGTTCTCTGGCTTCCTTCTGTATGCAGATACAAACTACTTTGACACACTGGCAGAGGACTACGCATAG